One Catharus ustulatus isolate bCatUst1 chromosome 16, bCatUst1.pri.v2, whole genome shotgun sequence genomic window, TTTACCCCTTCTCAGAGCAGGTGAACATTATAATCCTATTTCTTAGCAGTCTGCACCTGAATGTAGCTGCAGATATAAGGTGATGTGGTGAAGAGGGTGGAGGGAAGGTGGAAAATGATGTGACATTAGGTAGCTGAAAGCTGCTGGTCCAATTTAATCCTGACTCCCCTGAGTAGGAAATATGCTGCCAGGTCAAGTGAGCAGCTCTTCCTTTAGTGCTTAAGCCTGCCTGGGTTAAAAACTTGTCTTGCTTTGCTGCATCCCACTTCAGGAGGGGGAGTGAAGTGTTCTGCCACAAACAATGCTGTGCTGCATTCTTCACCTTCCCTTTCAGCAGAGTTCCTTGGCCATCCTTGTTGGATTTACCCTGGAGTTACTAGGCTGTGTTAGTATGGAGGACTAAATAGAAAGCAAATGTGTTCATCTGGAGATGCTTCCCCTCTCCAAACCTCCCAGAGCAGCTTGTCCTCCTGATCAATGAGCTGCTTGTCTTGGTTTCTGTGAAAGCTCCTGAAGTCTGTGTGGTTTGTTCAGTGATGTGTTGTGGTCACTAAGGTGTGACACTTCTGCTCTCTCCAAAGAAACTGCTTGGGTATTGGTGTGAGAAACCATTGCAGGACTCTTACAAGACCCTATTTCTCAAATTGTTCTAGATCCTCCAAGTTAggaaaaggtaagaaaaataCGTTGCCTTCTTTTGGGATGAATTATTGTGCAGCAGGAGTGATCAGCTGGTGTGAAATGAAGCTTGAATTGAgaagctgctggctgtgaaGCAGAGGCAGTGACCTTGAGGGGCTGCTCTCACTCGGGGCACTCGtgtcctgctctcccagccgGGTGGGTGAACAGCCCCGTCCTTCAGCCCCGTagttttaattcttcatttccCCTTACCAGGGTGACCTTGTCCTCCACGGAATGTTACATTGTGCACGAGATCTACAACGGGGAGAACGCTCAGGACCAGTTTGAGTACGAGCTGGAGCAGGCGCTGGAGGCGCAGTACAAGTACATCGTGATCGAGCCCACGCGCATCGGCGACGAGACGGCGCGCTGGATCACCGTGGGGAACTGCCTGCACAAAACAGCCGTGCTGGCGGGCACCACCTGCCTCTTCAcccccctggcactgccagtaGATTATTCTCACTACATCTCCCTGCCCGCTGGAGTGCTGAGCGTGGCTTGCTGCACCCTCTACGGGATCTCGTGGCAGTTCGATCCCTGTTGCAAGTACCAGGTGGAGTACGACGCCTATAAACTTTCGCGCCTGCCCCTGCATACGCTCACCTCGTCCTCCCCCGTGGTGCTGGTGAGGAAGGACGACCTGCACAGAAAGAGACTGCACAACACGATAGCACTCGCTGCCCTGGTGTACTGTGTAAAGAAGATCTATGAACTCTATGCTGTATGACTtcagcagggaagagagaaacCCACAAAGACAAGTGTATTAAGACTCCCACagtaatgtttttgtttttcctctttgagaAGCGGTGGAGACTGGGAAGGATTTGGTTTAATAGAgctgttatttttcaaataacacATCACTGGTGCACCAAGGTTTTTCAGTTCTTCGTTACACTTGAGATGTGGATGTGTGGTGACTTGAGATCCGTATGTTAGGCCAGGGGAGTCCAATCCAGCAGCAGAATGTCAGTGAAAGAAAGCAATAGAAAGGAGGGGTGTGAGAgctgctttctatttttttctttttttttctttttttttttttttgggaaacaTTTAAGTATATTGTTTAATTGTATTACACAGAACCAGCCAGAAGTTATCATTGACCATTAAAGGATGAGAATTTGAAATGCTCAAGCTCTCTTGTCACTGTTATCATAGTGATATCAAAAACATTCTAATCAGTTCTTGTAGGAGTTCTTCCTAAGGTGGATACATCTCCTCTGAAATGCCTTGAGCCacgtgcagggctgggggtgccaaGGTGGAGCCTCCCTGTCCTACCTTTGTGCTGTGCCCTGACCACACAATTCCACTGCTTTTGCCTGgagcacaggagctgcctgctcctgaAATTTTAGAATTCAGTCCTgtgcattaattatttttttagctcTGAACTCAAAATCTTCTTCTTAGAATGGGAAGCATTTACTCTTCTGTGAGAGCTGCCAGTTATTTTTGAAAGATAGGGGGTTGCTGTCTGTAATCTCCTCCCAGCACATGGAGAATTAGGTGTGGCTGGCGTTGGCAgggccagctgggcacagctccaggtgttACATTTGGAATGGGAGAGCCAAGGCCTGCAGTGAGAGCAGCCTGTGCACCGTGTGCTCCCTGccccagtgggagctgcagcctgaccTTCACAGCTGAAACACTGACCTTGGAGAGGTCAGACCCCAAATTCTGCCTTTCTGTCTTTATCTCCCCACAGCAGGCACCAAGGACTCTCCTTGTCCTCACCTCCATGGGCTCTTCTGACCACGGTTCTGACTTGTGCTTCTCTGCTGGGGCAGTTTTTCTGTGAGCAGGGCATGCAGCCCATTGTGTGTGTGCTGGACAAACTGGGTTTGCTGGGTGTTCCCAGCCCTtagcaccagcacaggcagctctgctgagtgGGCTGGAGGAGCTCCAGGGGCAGTGAGACATTTCTGAGTGGCAGCAGCCCTTTGTACAGTGGCTGAGCTCCTTCCCTCCAAGGTTAAAAGAAGCTGGGATCCAGAGTGTCTATTTATAGCAACAATGTACAGTTGCcttggcagagcagagaaatgcagCTACTTCATCTttcaggccaggctgggcaggctgcCCTTCCACCCTGACACGTTTCCAGAGTCCCTGCTGGATGGATTTGAAGCCAGTGGCACATCTGCCACAGCTAATACAGCTTATTGCTACAGAAGGCCCTGAAATACCTTTGTGCTGGCCACACCAAATGTTCCTGGTATTTTTTTACTCTCAGGGCTATTAGTTTCTTTCCTGCACCAAACTTCTGGGTCCTGGTACTTTTTGTGTTAAGCTTCCCCTGGTCTGGAACGATCACTATATCAAGTTCCCTAAATGCATGGCTGGCATCAGAGACTTGAGTAAAAATTAGCAAGTTTCCTGGGGTAGGTCTGACTGAAAAACACAGCTGTTACTCCATTCTGAGGtggaggggcagaggggcttGTTTTCCAAGGAATCTCAGTGATAATGTagctaaaaatgctttttaacaTTCTGGTTTTTAGTCAGTCAGGGCTGTAACTGTGCAAGAAGGAGAGGGGTCTTGAAGGGCATTTTAGTGCACAGTGAAATGGTAAAACAACTTCCAGGAATTCTCATCCATGTGGagtggtgctgcctgtgctgtccccagtgccagcagctcagtGGGATCAACAGTGGCTGGGGACAAACCTCCCTTGAGAAGCCCCCACACTttgctgcccaccctgcccattGTGGACATGCTCTGCAGTGTGAGCATTCCCCTCATCACAGGGAATTCACTTCCAAAGGGAATGGCTGCACTCTCAGCAACCTCTGCCTTGGAGCTGTAGTTCCCACAGCAACTCCCCACACATCATTTTTCCCTCAGGCCTGATGTGTTTCACCCTCAGGGGCCTGGATGggagcacagaaatgcaaagcagctCCTCAGTCCTTCCTGGGTACCCACAACCTGAAACACCAGAACGTGGAGCAGCTGAACAAGCCTGGCAGGAGCACACATTTCACCAAGAAACTGAGGATGTGAGCATGggaaacacaaaaggaaaagcacaacTAACAAGGTGGACAAGGTAATGCCTTGCTTTCCTatctcagcaggaaaaaagtgtCTACACACCTGAAAGCTTCAACTTGAGAATCCAACCCCAGACCTTTCCTCAGCCACAGGGAAGGTGGCAGATGGATGTcctgacagagcagcagcattgtCATCATTAAACACATCCTGCTTCTCAGAGATCATTTGTGAATCTGTAGTGGTTGAGAAGAGGCCTTTGGAAGGAGAAGGTCCTTTTGAGCCTGCACACCTGTATCAGAGTTTGTGTGACCAATCCTCTGTGTGGATTCACACTGTGTAAGCTAACAGTCCCATAAAGAGGGCTGGAATAAAGCATGTTGTTCTGCAGCTACTGCTGGTACAATAGCACCTTGCAGGGatgcaagaaaaaacaaaaccctcctgctttcccttcctct contains:
- the TMEM11 gene encoding transmembrane protein 11, mitochondrial; protein product: MAAWGRRRAGPGGTNSGGGRDRVTLSSTECYIVHEIYNGENAQDQFEYELEQALEAQYKYIVIEPTRIGDETARWITVGNCLHKTAVLAGTTCLFTPLALPVDYSHYISLPAGVLSVACCTLYGISWQFDPCCKYQVEYDAYKLSRLPLHTLTSSSPVVLVRKDDLHRKRLHNTIALAALVYCVKKIYELYAV